Below is a genomic region from Zea mays cultivar B73 chromosome 9, Zm-B73-REFERENCE-NAM-5.0, whole genome shotgun sequence.
AGCATATCCAAGAGATAAATACTATCATAGTTGTTACCTGATCTTGAAGATCAACACCCTGATCCAAATCAGTATCCAGTATAGAACTAGTACTAAGGTAGGTCTTAAGATTTGCTGGCCCAGTCTCTCCATTCACCTTTGAACCATCTAGCCCCTCCTTGGACTTAACTGGTGAGCACACGAATGAAGGATCATGTTTAAAGCTGTAAAGTTTGGTTGCTAACCCCTTCTTATCTTTCCAGGAGCCACGGTCTTTCGATCTTTCTTCCATTGCAGTTAAAATTTCTGGCCTGTGTTTTTTCCTTAACTCTTGCAATCCCATTTCTCCAACTGATTGAAAGCCCATACAAGCTGTCAATACAAGCTGGCTGCTGTCAAAAGTAGACCCAGCAAGAGATTGCAGTAGTGTAATTGCATCTCCGGCATCTTTTGTGGTCACAAGTGCAGGCCCTGCAAATTAATGTATGAAGACAACAATGTTGATTGCACATCAAAATAGATAAAAAAAAGAACAAATAAAAAAACATTTTCCAGATGTTAATAAACAGGCTAAGAAGGGATAACTAATACCATATAAATCCAGCAAAGCAAGCGTCGTCCTGAACAACATTCTACGATTTCCTTCAAAAAGGATGACATCCCAAACACGGAGTACTACAAGAGACGTAAAGTCTTACTTAAATATCAATAGCACACATATGGTAACAGAATTTGTAACATACAAAGACATAAGAAGATTCTACATATGGTGACAGTGAGATTTAATTGTTAGTCAACCAGAAAGGGATTAACCAATCTTACAGCAGTGAACTACTAGCAAAAATATTGTAATAGTACATATCATAATGAAAGAACCAAGACACTGTATAAAACCTGACCACTTTCCCATGGAAGCATATTGACGAAAATAGAAAGGAACCATGGTCCAGTCACCCATCCCACTTgaacttccaagaaatccatatgTTTGGCTGAAGAAAATTGCAATTGATGTAAGTGCCAAGTAATAACCATAACAAGAACCTTCAATGGAAGAAACATTAGGTGTAGATACTTTGACATACATTGCCTTCAAACTATTAAGCAATAGTCACAGAAACCTATATGTGTGTTTTTAACATATAATTAAACATTACAGAGATGAATATAGCGATATAATTGGAAAACATACCCAATTTAGGGAACCTTTCTCGTACAACCTCCTCAAGGACGAGTTGGTCAACCTGTGTATTGAGCAGCAACATAGTTCAAATGTTCCAAGGACAAGAGTGCATGCATCAAGATCCATAAATTCAAAAGTACCTGTGATTCAATCATTTCTTCAGTGTAGTATCCATCAAAATAATCATCAATAACCCCTACTAAAGCCCTGAAATTCAAAAGCAAGTGAAAATGGAGAAGCCATACAGTCATGCACTAAAAATTGGCCATTGAATCTTTTTTCCTTCCATATACAAGAAAGACATACCAAAATGCATTTTCTTCAGGCATGAATAACAAAAATAACCCAGCAAAAAAGTTCATGGCCTGCAAGAGAAAACAAGTGAAGATAAAGGGTACTTAGCTGATAGTGGTTATTTCAGAAATCGGTTAAACTCTTCAAGTGTGAGGCATGTTGAAGGCAAGATAAATATAGCCATAAACTTCATAGTACATGTGGTGATTTTTTTCTAACCTGATAAAGATGGCTACAATGAAATTTTATGTGGAGATAGACTTCACTGGTTTAAAAAAAAATTTGAAACACAAATGGCAGGAGCTTTGACTTTCATTAAAGAGGGAAAAGAGTTATAGAACAAAGATCACGAATCATAAATCACACACACTAGGAGCACATCTCCTGCTTGAAAAGACCCATTGGGGAAACTAagtgggtgtttggtttgagaaattaCTCCATCGAAGATAAGATGGTGCATCATGGATCCATTCCTCAAATTTAGTGGGATGACCACATTCCTCatgttagtactaactaactaactatgaggaatgaggtgatgATAGACCAACTAAtttcattccacaaaccaaacaaaaaaatgagTGAGAAGATGGACTAGCTTATTTCTCGAACCAAACACCCTATAAAGAACATCAGGCACCCAAAAACACTAGGTTAGGCTACTAGAGAGCAACATCACTCCTGAAAAGCATAACTCTCTTTTATTTTCCCCGCCACCTGCAACGCCAACGGTGAGCTATGGTCGAAAATTCTTCTATTATGCTCTTTCCAAATGTTCCACATGGTGTAGATTGTGATTCCATTGAAGTCTCTTCTTCGGTATTTCACAATGAGAGAGGCTGTCAAAACCCACCACTCACCGATGCCGTCAAAATTTGATGGGTCCCCTTGCCACGGTAAGACCAAGCCTTCCCAGGTGAGGATGTGGTTCCAGACATCGAGGGCAAAGGGGCAACGCAAGCAGATGTGGATACCAGATTCTAGTGGTCCCTGTGTTGTCGATGCTTTCATAGGAAAGCAATATCAGCTCAGGCACAAGCATCAGCTGGACTAAAGAAGATAAGGTCAAGCAGAAGATAAGATTAGATAAGAATAAAGGGCAGACTTATCCTGATCCCTTGGTCTTAGGCGTCGGTTGTTAGAGACCCTTAGCACTCGGCTAAGGAGTGAGTTATCCCTTGAGTTTAGGAGGATTCGGTTGTTAGAGGGAATTATCCCTTAGCATCGGCTAAGGAGGAGTCAGTTCTCTAGTCTATAAAGAGAACTAGTAGTTTGTATCAGGAAGAGCATGGAAGAAGTAAAGTCCCCGGCTGGGAGCTTTCTTCGGTCACGGTGGTTGCGTTCCAGCGCAGCCTGAGTGACGACGCTCCCTATCATTATCCGTAGGTGCATAGCGTATAATGGATCTATTAACATTTAAGGATACATTACAATTTTGCTCAAATGCTCAACTGAGCATGAGAACCATGACCTTCATAGTTTGCATGCACCAATTAGGATTACAATCTACCTTGTTCTATACGATTAAGATAGCAAGAGGCTACATAAAAAATCAAAATGACAAAATTCCTTCAATTGGCATCTACCTGGCAATACCCAACTGATGGATTATGCCTTGCATATGCGGTTAATAACCGCCTCAAAGCATTCCTCCCATCCTCATCTAATGCAGGGTGTCCTGGAAATGTTCGTGGCAAATCCTGTAATGAAAACAGAAATCAAGTGTATAGAAACACTAGAGCTTGCCAACCATGGCATGCTTTCTCTAAATTCAAACTGTTGCAGAAAACAACCTTTTCTATCTGTCCTTTCCACTTCTCAGGCTGTGTAGCTTTTCTCGGTGCACTTCTCTGTTCATTGACCACTGGGTCCACGGGATCCTTTTCATCCAATATCGCAGTCCTGTCATCAAGCAAATTGTTGTAGTACCCAGTAATCCTCCGAGCACTAACACCTGCAAATGCTTGCCATATCTGCAGGGAAGTCAATAATATGTGAGCATAAAGTATCAAATCTCACACACAAAGCAGACAGCAGAAATTTGCAAAAGTGGCTGCAGTTGCACCTCTCCTCTAAGAGCCATTGGCACACCTCCACGAACCAAGCTCTCAAGCTCCTCCCTCCAAAGAAAATACGACCCATCATTGTCTCTATCCAAAGCAGTACCTGTAGAATCATCAGTTGTCTCCTGTCCAAGTTCCACCTTCTCTGCAACACAAGACTCCTCAACCTCAGCTGGATATCCGTCGTGACTCACTTCTGCAGTCATTCCTTCCTCTTCAATAGAAGTAAGCTGTGGTCCATCCTTTCGATGAATATCGTTTGCACCATTACCACCCTTCACTACCCGAGAGCTCATCATTTTGTCAATGATGCTAAGCGCTGCACGCACCCGCCACTGGGACTCAACTTTTATGGGCTTCAGTTCATCCAACAACCCCTTATCCAAGAAGAGTTCTACCAGCTTTTCCAAGTTGCCATTATTCTCTTCTTCCAATTCTTCTGGGATTCCATTCAAATCTCTTAGTTCTTCAAAGTCCCCGCTTGCTTCCATCAA
It encodes:
- the LOC103639286 gene encoding ecotropic viral integration site 5 protein homolog isoform X8 encodes the protein MDSRCGRSICSVSASTPRFTRKRRRRGRTDGGTSWTGAGQTQGNNGIGIHCDDEEVGSENAEDNNKFESPKEADASGESREPNGKPGDLKDVTKLDKVQEETGSSSTQAIKDLEGLMEASGDFEELRDLNGIPEELEEENNGNLEKLVELFLDKGLLDELKPIKVESQWRVRAALSIIDKMMSSRVVKGGNGANDIHRKDGPQLTSIEEEGMTAEVSHDGYPAEVEESCVAEKVELGQETTDDSTGTALDRDNDGSYFLWREELESLVRGGVPMALRGEIWQAFAGVSARRITGYYNNLLDDRTAILDEKDPVDPVVNEQRSAPRKATQPEKWKGQIEKDLPRTFPGHPALDEDGRNALRRLLTAYARHNPSVGYCQAMNFFAGLFLLFMPEENAFWALVGVIDDYFDGYYTEEMIESQVDQLVLEEVVRERFPKLAKHMDFLEVQVGWVTGPWFLSIFVNMLPWESVLRVWDVILFEGNRRMLFRTTLALLDLYGPALVTTKDAGDAITLLQSLAGSTFDSSQLVLTACMGFQSVGEMGLQELRKKHRPEILTAMEERSKDRGSWKDKKGLATKLYSFKHDPSFVCSPVKSKEGLDGSKVNGETGPANLKTYLSTSSILDTDLDQGVDLQDQVSWLKIELCKLLEEKRSADLRGEELETALMEMVKHDNRRMLSAKVEKLEAEVYELRKVFSYKQEQEQITLQILLRMEQEQKVAEDARIVAERDAAEQTCAAHLLQEKYEATMAALSQMEKRAVMAETMLEATKQYQAGQVKANQSFTSSSPRAEHVLGKINQEPNQDMSNRRIGLLSRGLGWLDKSKQGRQNSTETSGG
- the LOC103639286 gene encoding ecotropic viral integration site 5 protein homolog isoform X1 — its product is MPLLGFPPGAVVDAPEVWRRDAYGFTVRPQHLQRFREYAKIYKEEEEERAHRWRDFLDRLAESANVPTTPSVSPYAATDDGASGAGQTQGNNGIGIHCDDEEVGSENAEDNNKFESPKEADASGESREPNGKPGDLKDVTKLDKVQEETGSSSTQAIKDLEGLMEASGDFEELRDLNGIPEELEEENNGNLEKLVELFLDKGLLDELKPIKVESQWRVRAALSIIDKMMSSRVVKGGNGANDIHRKDGPQLTSIEEEGMTAEVSHDGYPAEVEESCVAEKVELGQETTDDSTGTALDRDNDGSYFLWREELESLVRGGVPMALRGEIWQAFAGVSARRITGYYNNLLDDRTAILDEKDPVDPVVNEQRSAPRKATQPEKWKGQIEKDLPRTFPGHPALDEDGRNALRRLLTAYARHNPSVGYCQAMNFFAGLFLLFMPEENAFWALVGVIDDYFDGYYTEEMIESQVDQLVLEEVVRERFPKLAKHMDFLEVQVGWVTGPWFLSIFVNMLPWESVLRVWDVILFEGNRRMLFRTTLALLDLYGPALVTTKDAGDAITLLQSLAGSTFDSSQLVLTACMGFQSVGEMGLQELRKKHRPEILTAMEERSKDRGSWKDKKGLATKLYSFKHDPSFVCSPVKSKEGLDGSKVNGETGPANLKTYLSTSSILDTDLDQGVDLQDQVSWLKIELCKLLEEKRSADLRGEELETALMEMVKHDNRRMLSAKVEKLEAEVYELRKVFSYKQEQEQITLQILLRMEQEQKVAEDARIVAERDAAEQTCAAHLLQEKYEATMAALSQMEKRAVMAETMLEATKQYQAGQVKANQSFTSSSPRAEHVLGKINQEPNQDMSNRRIGLLSRGLGWLDKSKQGRQNSTETSGG
- the LOC103639286 gene encoding ecotropic viral integration site 5 protein homolog isoform X4 — protein: MGAAAAAFDSECKRDAYGFTVRPQHLQRFREYAKIYKEEEEERAHRWRDFLDRLAESANVPTTPSVSPYAATDDGASGAGQTQGNNGIGIHCDDEEVGSENAEDNNKFESPKEADASGESREPNGKPGDLKDVTKLDKVQEETGSSSTQAIKDLEGLMEASGDFEELRDLNGIPEELEEENNGNLEKLVELFLDKGLLDELKPIKVESQWRVRAALSIIDKMMSSRVVKGGNGANDIHRKDGPQLTSIEEEGMTAEVSHDGYPAEVEESCVAEKVELGQETTDDSTGTALDRDNDGSYFLWREELESLVRGGVPMALRGEIWQAFAGVSARRITGYYNNLLDDRTAILDEKDPVDPVVNEQRSAPRKATQPEKWKGQIEKDLPRTFPGHPALDEDGRNALRRLLTAYARHNPSVGYCQAMNFFAGLFLLFMPEENAFWALVGVIDDYFDGYYTEEMIESQVDQLVLEEVVRERFPKLAKHMDFLEVQVGWVTGPWFLSIFVNMLPWESVLRVWDVILFEGNRRMLFRTTLALLDLYGPALVTTKDAGDAITLLQSLAGSTFDSSQLVLTACMGFQSVGEMGLQELRKKHRPEILTAMEERSKDRGSWKDKKGLATKLYSFKHDPSFVCSPVKSKEGLDGSKVNGETGPANLKTYLSTSSILDTDLDQGVDLQDQVSWLKIELCKLLEEKRSADLRGEELETALMEMVKHDNRRMLSAKVEKLEAEVYELRKVFSYKQEQEQITLQILLRMEQEQKVAEDARIVAERDAAEQTCAAHLLQEKYEATMAALSQMEKRAVMAETMLEATKQYQAGQVKANQSFTSSSPRAEHVLGKINQEPNQDMSNRRIGLLSRGLGWLDKSKGRQNSTETSGG
- the LOC103639286 gene encoding ecotropic viral integration site 5 protein homolog isoform X7, whose product is MLLRFGAGTLMDSRCGRSICSVSASTPRFTRKRRRRGRTDGGTSWTGAGQTQGNNGIGIHCDDEEVGSENAEDNNKFESPKEADASGESREPNGKPGDLKDVTKLDKVQEETGSSSTQAIKDLEGLMEASGDFEELRDLNGIPEELEEENNGNLEKLVELFLDKGLLDELKPIKVESQWRVRAALSIIDKMMSSRVVKGGNGANDIHRKDGPQLTSIEEEGMTAEVSHDGYPAEVEESCVAEKVELGQETTDDSTGTALDRDNDGSYFLWREELESLVRGGVPMALRGEIWQAFAGVSARRITGYYNNLLDDRTAILDEKDPVDPVVNEQRSAPRKATQPEKWKGQIEKDLPRTFPGHPALDEDGRNALRRLLTAYARHNPSVGYCQAMNFFAGLFLLFMPEENAFWALVGVIDDYFDGYYTEEMIESQVDQLVLEEVVRERFPKLAKHMDFLEVQVGWVTGPWFLSIFVNMLPWESVLRVWDVILFEGNRRMLFRTTLALLDLYGPALVTTKDAGDAITLLQSLAGSTFDSSQLVLTACMGFQSVGEMGLQELRKKHRPEILTAMEERSKDRGSWKDKKGLATKLYSFKHDPSFVCSPVKSKEGLDGSKVNGETGPANLKTYLSTSSILDTDLDQGVDLQDQVSWLKIELCKLLEEKRSADLRGEELETALMEMVKHDNRRMLSAKVEKLEAEVYELRKVFSYKQEQEQITLQILLRMEQEQKVAEDARIVAERDAAEQTCAAHLLQEKYEATMAALSQMEKRAVMAETMLEATKQYQAGQVKANQSFTSSSPRAEHVLGKINQEPNQDMSNRRIGLLSRGLGWLDKSKQGRQNSTETSGG
- the LOC103639286 gene encoding ecotropic viral integration site 5 protein homolog isoform X6, with product MDSESPRDAYGFTVRPQHLQRFREYAKIYKEEEEERAHRWRDFLDRLAESANVPTTPSVSPYAATDDGASGAGQTQGNNGIGIHCDDEEVGSENAEDNNKFESPKEADASGESREPNGKPGDLKDVTKLDKVQEETGSSSTQAIKDLEGLMEASGDFEELRDLNGIPEELEEENNGNLEKLVELFLDKGLLDELKPIKVESQWRVRAALSIIDKMMSSRVVKGGNGANDIHRKDGPQLTSIEEEGMTAEVSHDGYPAEVEESCVAEKVELGQETTDDSTGTALDRDNDGSYFLWREELESLVRGGVPMALRGEIWQAFAGVSARRITGYYNNLLDDRTAILDEKDPVDPVVNEQRSAPRKATQPEKWKGQIEKDLPRTFPGHPALDEDGRNALRRLLTAYARHNPSVGYCQAMNFFAGLFLLFMPEENAFWALVGVIDDYFDGYYTEEMIESQVDQLVLEEVVRERFPKLAKHMDFLEVQVGWVTGPWFLSIFVNMLPWESVLRVWDVILFEGNRRMLFRTTLALLDLYGPALVTTKDAGDAITLLQSLAGSTFDSSQLVLTACMGFQSVGEMGLQELRKKHRPEILTAMEERSKDRGSWKDKKGLATKLYSFKHDPSFVCSPVKSKEGLDGSKVNGETGPANLKTYLSTSSILDTDLDQGVDLQDQVSWLKIELCKLLEEKRSADLRGEELETALMEMVKHDNRRMLSAKVEKLEAEVYELRKVFSYKQEQEQITLQILLRMEQEQKVAEDARIVAERDAAEQTCAAHLLQEKYEATMAALSQMEKRAVMAETMLEATKQYQAGQVKANQSFTSSSPRAEHVLGKINQEPNQDMSNRRIGLLSRGLGWLDKSKGRQNSTETSGG
- the LOC103639286 gene encoding ecotropic viral integration site 5 protein homolog isoform X5, which gives rise to MDSESPRDAYGFTVRPQHLQRFREYAKIYKEEEEERAHRWRDFLDRLAESANVPTTPSVSPYAATDDGASGAGQTQGNNGIGIHCDDEEVGSENAEDNNKFESPKEADASGESREPNGKPGDLKDVTKLDKVQEETGSSSTQAIKDLEGLMEASGDFEELRDLNGIPEELEEENNGNLEKLVELFLDKGLLDELKPIKVESQWRVRAALSIIDKMMSSRVVKGGNGANDIHRKDGPQLTSIEEEGMTAEVSHDGYPAEVEESCVAEKVELGQETTDDSTGTALDRDNDGSYFLWREELESLVRGGVPMALRGEIWQAFAGVSARRITGYYNNLLDDRTAILDEKDPVDPVVNEQRSAPRKATQPEKWKGQIEKDLPRTFPGHPALDEDGRNALRRLLTAYARHNPSVGYCQAMNFFAGLFLLFMPEENAFWALVGVIDDYFDGYYTEEMIESQVDQLVLEEVVRERFPKLAKHMDFLEVQVGWVTGPWFLSIFVNMLPWESVLRVWDVILFEGNRRMLFRTTLALLDLYGPALVTTKDAGDAITLLQSLAGSTFDSSQLVLTACMGFQSVGEMGLQELRKKHRPEILTAMEERSKDRGSWKDKKGLATKLYSFKHDPSFVCSPVKSKEGLDGSKVNGETGPANLKTYLSTSSILDTDLDQGVDLQDQVSWLKIELCKLLEEKRSADLRGEELETALMEMVKHDNRRMLSAKVEKLEAEVYELRKVFSYKQEQEQITLQILLRMEQEQKVAEDARIVAERDAAEQTCAAHLLQEKYEATMAALSQMEKRAVMAETMLEATKQYQAGQVKANQSFTSSSPRAEHVLGKINQEPNQDMSNRRIGLLSRGLGWLDKSKQGRQNSTETSGG
- the LOC103639286 gene encoding ecotropic viral integration site 5 protein homolog isoform X2 → MPLLGFPPGAVVDAPEVWRRDAYGFTVRPQHLQRFREYAKIYKEEEEERAHRWRDFLDRLAESANVPTTPSVSPYAATDDGASGAGQTQGNNGIGIHCDDEEVGSENAEDNNKFESPKEADASGESREPNGKPGDLKDVTKLDKVQEETGSSSTQAIKDLEGLMEASGDFEELRDLNGIPEELEEENNGNLEKLVELFLDKGLLDELKPIKVESQWRVRAALSIIDKMMSSRVVKGGNGANDIHRKDGPQLTSIEEEGMTAEVSHDGYPAEVEESCVAEKVELGQETTDDSTGTALDRDNDGSYFLWREELESLVRGGVPMALRGEIWQAFAGVSARRITGYYNNLLDDRTAILDEKDPVDPVVNEQRSAPRKATQPEKWKGQIEKDLPRTFPGHPALDEDGRNALRRLLTAYARHNPSVGYCQAMNFFAGLFLLFMPEENAFWALVGVIDDYFDGYYTEEMIESQVDQLVLEEVVRERFPKLAKHMDFLEVQVGWVTGPWFLSIFVNMLPWESVLRVWDVILFEGNRRMLFRTTLALLDLYGPALVTTKDAGDAITLLQSLAGSTFDSSQLVLTACMGFQSVGEMGLQELRKKHRPEILTAMEERSKDRGSWKDKKGLATKLYSFKHDPSFVCSPVKSKEGLDGSKVNGETGPANLKTYLSTSSILDTDLDQGVDLQDQVSWLKIELCKLLEEKRSADLRGEELETALMEMVKHDNRRMLSAKVEKLEAEVYELRKVFSYKQEQEQITLQILLRMEQEQKVAEDARIVAERDAAEQTCAAHLLQEKYEATMAALSQMEKRAVMAETMLEATKQYQAGQVKANQSFTSSSPRAEHVLGKINQEPNQDMSNRRIGLLSRGLGWLDKSKGRQNSTETSGG
- the LOC103639286 gene encoding ecotropic viral integration site 5 protein homolog isoform X3, with the translated sequence MGAAAAAFDSECKRDAYGFTVRPQHLQRFREYAKIYKEEEEERAHRWRDFLDRLAESANVPTTPSVSPYAATDDGASGAGQTQGNNGIGIHCDDEEVGSENAEDNNKFESPKEADASGESREPNGKPGDLKDVTKLDKVQEETGSSSTQAIKDLEGLMEASGDFEELRDLNGIPEELEEENNGNLEKLVELFLDKGLLDELKPIKVESQWRVRAALSIIDKMMSSRVVKGGNGANDIHRKDGPQLTSIEEEGMTAEVSHDGYPAEVEESCVAEKVELGQETTDDSTGTALDRDNDGSYFLWREELESLVRGGVPMALRGEIWQAFAGVSARRITGYYNNLLDDRTAILDEKDPVDPVVNEQRSAPRKATQPEKWKGQIEKDLPRTFPGHPALDEDGRNALRRLLTAYARHNPSVGYCQAMNFFAGLFLLFMPEENAFWALVGVIDDYFDGYYTEEMIESQVDQLVLEEVVRERFPKLAKHMDFLEVQVGWVTGPWFLSIFVNMLPWESVLRVWDVILFEGNRRMLFRTTLALLDLYGPALVTTKDAGDAITLLQSLAGSTFDSSQLVLTACMGFQSVGEMGLQELRKKHRPEILTAMEERSKDRGSWKDKKGLATKLYSFKHDPSFVCSPVKSKEGLDGSKVNGETGPANLKTYLSTSSILDTDLDQGVDLQDQVSWLKIELCKLLEEKRSADLRGEELETALMEMVKHDNRRMLSAKVEKLEAEVYELRKVFSYKQEQEQITLQILLRMEQEQKVAEDARIVAERDAAEQTCAAHLLQEKYEATMAALSQMEKRAVMAETMLEATKQYQAGQVKANQSFTSSSPRAEHVLGKINQEPNQDMSNRRIGLLSRGLGWLDKSKQGRQNSTETSGG